The genomic stretch CCTCcacttctctggcgttgcccacgggagcggcggcgagctggtgtgggcttgctcattgccccacagttCAGCCaccacatgttggagttcaccccggtgaacaagaaggtcgcgtccctgcgccttcaagtcggggacaggtctctcactgttgtgtcaacCTACGGGCTGGAGTCcatgggaggggtactagacagtgcaccgaccggggactccgttgttctcctgggggacttcaatatCCACATGGGCAatgtgacagtgacacctggaggggcgtgatcaggaagaacggcctccctgatctgaacccgtgcagtgttttgttatggttcttctgtgctagccacagtttgtccatagcaaacaccatgttcgagctcaagggtgtccatcagtgcacgtggcaccaggacactctaggtcggaagtcgatgatcaactttgttgtcatgtcatctgatctccggccgcgTCTTGGAtacttgggtgaagagaggggcagagctgtagagcacaacctggtggtgagttggatccgctggtggaggaggaagccggacagacctggcagacccaagcgcatcgtgagggtctgttgagaatgtctggtggagccctctgtcaggggggtcttcaactcacacctccgggagagcatCTCCATCTCTTTTGTCAATGTGGCTGCTCATAGCTGTGCTCATAAGATCTGCAGTGCTTGTCGCgacggcaatccccgaacccgggggggtcatgggactcctgaggcagcggGCTAAGCGGGCCGCGGCTCGTGCAGTCGCAAAGGTAAAACCCGCGGTTGGGAGGaatttggggaggccatggaggaggactataagacggcctcaaagagattctggcaaactgtcctaCGTCTCAggctgtttacagtgcgggtggagagctgctgacctcgactggggatgtgtCGGacggtgaaaaaaaaaaactttgaggatctcctcaatcccactgtcacatcttccaaggaggaagcagcaactggggacctggaggtggactcgtccatcaccctgactgaagtcaccgaggtggttaacaagctcctcggtggctccgggggtggacaggatccgtcctgagtacctcaagtctctggatgttgtgggactgtcttggctgacacgtctctgtaacatcgcgtggcggtcggggacagtacctgtggaatggcagaccggggtggtggtccctctgtataagaagggggaccagagggtgtgttccaactacagaggaatcacactcctcagccttcctggtaaggtctactccagggactggagaggagaatctgactgatagtcgaacctcggattcaggagcagtgtggtgtatgtgtgtgtgtatgtgtgtatctgtgtgtatctgtgtgtgtatctgtgtgtgggggtgtgtgtgtttgtgtgtagctCACATAAACTTGTCTATGCTCATTTCTGTAGTTTATGTGATATTAAAGTCTGAGTGTGCTAACGCTAACCCCTTTCACAtagtcatcagagaacttctttctttactaaaacacaagatcattatatttcaaatttcacacacataaaattagaattcacattttggtcatttttaggtttaaaattttacttccttgTTGGAATTCCTGTTACCTATCAACCATATAGTACACTATGCCAAAACTcctactataataataataacaatataataattataaatattatgatattataataataataataataataataataataataataataataataataataataataataataataataatttatttttaaacacttcTTCAAAAACTGCCTCTTGATTTTATGTAAatctattatatatatttacaacagggGTTATCCTACTTCATTACAATTAGAGCATCACCAAACACGTCATGTGCCCTTTAAAGTGTGagttttgatactttgcagtgtaAAAAGGTCAGTGTGACTCACTGAaacactgttggctaatgctagcttgtcaCTGTAACGTTACTTGAGCGACTTACTGTTGTAGTTGCAGTTGCGTCAGTTCTTtttagtcagattgtgttaaaataaagaccagattaaagtctaacttgagtaacagagcttaaGACAGTGCAGTCCCCCCAGTTAGCAACACACCACCACAAACTGATGATGAcaacagctgcaaagtatcaataagtaAAGTAAGTGTgagtatgctaatgctaatgctaatgctagccctGGAGCGACTTTGGGCCTGAGGCGGCTCCACTTTGTTCACTGTTCAtatccaaaccagaactaaaccaggactaaaccaggactaaaccagaactagaccagaactaaaccagaactagaccagaactaaaccagaactagaccagaactagaccaggactaaaccagaactagaacagaactaaaccagaactagaccagaactagaccagaactaaaccagaactaaaccagaactagaccagaactaaaccagaactagaccagaactaaaccagaactagaccagaactagaccaggactaaaccagaactagaccagaactaaaccagaactagaccagaactagaccaggactaaaccaggactaaaccagaactagaccagaactagaccagaactagaccagaactagaccaggactaaaccagaactagaacagaactaaaccagaactagaccagaactagaccagaactaaaccagaactagaccagaactaaaccaggactagaacagaactagaccaggactaaaccagaactagagcaggactaaaccagatctagaccagaactaaaccagaactagaccagaactaaaccagaactagaccagaactagaccagaactagaccagaactaaaccagaactaaaccagaactagaccagaactaaaccagaactagaccagaactaaaccaggactagaacagaactagaccaggactaaaccagaactaaaccagaactagaccaggactaaaccagaactaaaccagaactagaccaggactaaaccagatctagaccagaactaaaccagaactagaccagaactaaaccagaactagaccagaactagaccagaactaaaccagaactagaccaggactaaaccagcactagaccagaactaaaccagaactaaaccaggactaaaccagaactagaccagaactagaccagaactaaaccagaactagaccaggactaaaccagaactagactagaactagaccagaactagaccagaactaaaccagaactagacaggactaaaccagaactagaccagaactaaaccagaactaaaccagatctagaccaggactaaaccagatctagaccagaactaaaccagacgtagaccagaactaaaccagatctagaccagaactaaaccagaactagaccaggactaaaccagaactagactagaactagaccagaactaaaccagaactagaccaggactaaaccagaactagactagaactagaccagaactaaaccagaactagacaggactaaaccagaactaaaccaggactagaacagaactagaccaggactaaaccaggactaaaccagaactagaccaggactaaaccagaactaggccagaactagaccaggactaaaccagaactaaaccaggactagaacagaactagaccaggactaaaccaggactaaaccagaactagaccaggactaaaccagaactaggccagaactagaccaggactaaaccagaactaaaccagaactagaccaggactaaaccagatctagaccagaactaaaccagaactagaccagaactaaaccagaactagaccaggactaaaccagaactagaccagaactaaaccagaactagaccagaactaaaccagatctagatcaggactaaaccagatctagaccagaactagaccagaactaaaccagaactagaccaggactaaaccagaactagaccagaactagaccagaactaaaccagaactagaccaggactaaaccagaactagactagaactagaccagaactaaaccagaactagaaggactaaaccagaactagaccagaactaaaccagaactaaaccagatctagaccagaactaaaccagacgtagaccagaactaaaccagatctagaccagaactaaaccagaactaaaccagaactagacaagaactagaccagaactaaaccagaactagaccaggactaaaccagaactagaccagaactagacaagaactaaaccagaactaaaccaggactagaacagaactagaccaggactaaaccagaactagaccaggactaaaccagaactaggccagaactaaaccagaactaaaccaggactagaccaggtctgaaATAAACAGAACGGAAATGAAATGTTAAATTTTGTGTGAAACTTAAAGGGAAACACAGACGGAAAAGTGCAGTGTGATGGATCTGGGATCTTTAATATTAAGTTAATTAAGTTACTGAATTATTGTGAATGACATGATTCTGTCTCATCTGTGACCTGCTCCATATGAaactccacaaactgaagaTGTGACGTTTAACACGGCGCGCACACATGTACTGcgcacacacatgtactacactcACCCTACTGGACAGGACATGGGGAAGGGTCCCACTCAAGGGCCACCATGAGGGGGTGAGGACGAGGTCTTTATGAGGGGGGTCTTAGGGAAGGGGTTAGCTTAataagagaaaaggggagagagaaagaaagagaagggtcttagtggagaagaggagagagaatgaagaCAGGAGAGGGGGAGTAAAATGGAGGTGAGGAGGGTCATCTTaatgagggaaaaagagaggggggggtcgcgtagaagaggaagaggagagaggctaAGGGGAGGATGAGGGTGAGGTAGGAAAGGAATAGAGGTGCTCAACAAAGGAGATCTTAGTAGTAaatggaggaggggaggaggggggtaaAATGGAGGAGGTAAAGAGGTAAAATGGAGGATGCGTTTTCCGTCTGTTTGCAGCAGAAAAGTGAAAAGGCAGAGACACAAAAAGattcacaacattttatttaacaacAGTTTCAACATTTACACAAGTTCTGTTCTGCAAACAGAGGGAAACATCCGGGCCAAACTGGGCCAAACTGGGCCAAACCTTAGTCCAACTCAGTCCAACAGTTCTAGAGTCCTTTGACCAAATCCGGATCTAAAGGGGGCCCGGGTCTAAAGGGGGGGACCGAGTCTAAAGGGGGGGACCGAGtctaaagggggggggggggcgagtCTGGGGGGGGGCGGGTCTAAGGGGGGGGGCGAGTCTAAACGGGGCCGGGTCTACAGGAAGGGGCCGAGTCTAAAGGGGGCCGAGTCTAAAGGGGGACCGGGTCTAAAGGAGGATTGGATTTAAAAGGGGACGGGGTCTAAAAGGGGATTGGGCGTAAAGAGGGTTCGGGTGTAAAGGGGGGCCTGGGTGTAAAGGGGGAACCTGGTCACGAGCAGGGTCTCAGAAACTAACtcgaatacttttttttttttttttttaagttccgTTTCTGTTTCTTgacttaaataaaatgttaaagacATGAACTGAAAATTAAGTCACAGTAAACTGGGTCCagatcaggactaagccaggactaagccaggactaagccaggactaagccaggtctgagGACGAGTTTGGCACTAAATTAGAttcaaatgagacaaaacatgatacaagaAATCCTTctaaaaaccaggaccaaaccagaaccaggtCCAAGGAAAATCATTTACAGCAGTTTACAGCCTACAGTTCCCAAGATACACCAGGTCTTTCCCATGAGGCCACAGGAGACTGCACAAAATCACCACTGCTCCCACGTTGTTATTTAAACTAGATTTTAGTTTCGCTTTCTCCTCTGAGCTCAGTGCATTTAGCTTTAGTCGTGTTTAGCTTTAGCGTCTTTGCTACGTCTCAAACTGTGTGATCAGTGCCCGCACTTCCGGTGTGAGCTGCTTGGCGGCGCTGGCAGCCTCCGCAATGGCGCGGCGGTATGGCCCACGGCGTTTCCTGTCAAAACGCGCCTGAAACGTCTCAAGAAACGGCGATGTGAGACTCAGAGCCAACACAGAGGTGGTCCTGGAGCCGAACCACGCCacacgcacttcctgtttcacagCCCCACCCCCATCTCCACGGCGACAGACTGCCAGAGACAGCACGCGTGCCGGCCACCAGGGAAACCCTGCAATCTTCGCCCAAACTATGTcccccacacaaacacaacgcCCGTCTGCTCCCACGCACTTAGGCACTGCCCGGCTCTGCGTCGGTCTAGGGTCTAGTCTAGGGTCTAATTTAGGGTCTAATTTAGGGTCTGGTCTAGAGTCCAGTCTAGGGTCTGGTCTAGGGTCTGGTCTAGGGTCTGGTCTAGGGTCTGGTCTAGGGTCTGGTATAAAGTCTGGtctaaggttagggttagactCAAGTTTAAACTCAGAGAGTCCAGTCCCTAAACTTGAGTCCAGACCTGATAGTTTTGGTTTCTTCTCCGAGTTCTCTGTTTCCAGTTCCTGGGTTTTACACACAGATTTTGCTCTGGACTGGGTGCTGCGCTGGGCCCGGGTGCTACGCTGGGACTGTTCTGAGGCCCGAGAACCAGACCGGGACCTAGGTCTGGACTCAGAGGAAGAGGCCGGAGATGAGGGCCTGGAGTCCACCACAGACTCAGACCGAGAGGGGGATCGAGACCGGGACTTGGACCGGGACCGGATTGTCGGGTCTGGACTGTCCTTAGACCCGGAATCTGGGGAGCAGTCCATTGGCTCAGGCTTGGCCTCTGTCACAGTTCTGTTTTCAGGTTCACATTCCAGTGTAATGGATTTAGGATTAGAACCAGACTctgggccaggactaggccTGGACTCCGGGCCAGGACTAGGCCTGGACTCCGGGCCAGGACTAGGCCTGGACTCCGGGCCAGGACTGGAACTTAACTGGACCTGTGAACAGTCCATAGACTCATCGAtcgatgctgctgctgctgcatctGAACTGAGGTCTGACTCAAACTCTTGATCTAGTTCTGATCCGGGTCTCTGGCCTCGACTTGAACTTGGTTTAGCCTCACTTTGAGCCCCTTGTTCTGCCCTttcctcacaaacagactttGCCTCACCTGGGTTAACTTTTGCTTCTGGTAGtaggtctagacctggtttcagGTCTAGTCCCACTTTTGGATCTAGTGTCGGTTTCAGGTCCAATCCTGGTTTtggctctagtcctggttttgggtGTAAACCTGGCTTAGTCTGAtactggtcctggtctggatcCAGGTCACACCAGCCAATAAAGTCCAGATCAAAGTCTCGGGTTGGTCTAGGGAAAACCTGTTTGCGGCGACTGCgcgagggggaggggctgatgAGAAGAGCTGGTCTAGAGTCTGGATCCAAGCAGGACTGGGACTCGGGTTCAGGTTTAGGGTCTTGTTTGGGATTCTCCTGGAGCCGGcctgagtcctggtctaacGAGGTCTTAGTGTTGTTATCTGACTCTCGTCTGTACTGGAATTTGGGTTCAGGTTTTCGGTCTGGTTCTATATTCTGTATGGAATTTGGGTCCTTCCGTTCAGTCCGGGTGTCAGTCTTGGCGTCAGTCTTGGCGTCAGTCTTAGCGTCAGTCTTGGCGTCAGTCTTGGCGTCAGTCTTGGCGTCAGTCTTGGCGTCAGTCTTGGCGTCAGTCTTGGCGTCAGTCTTGGCGTCAGTCTTGGCGTCAGTCTTGGGCTCTGCTTTAatgcctggtttagacccaggtttagcctcctgtctgctctgaaGTCTATTCTGCAGTCTGCTGGGGGTCTTAGTCTGGACTTTGGGGTTCTTGTTGGTCCGCTGAGgtcctggttctagtctggGTCCTGGTCTGGATTTGGTCTTAGGGGGTGGGGGGCTGGGCTCTGGTTCGGTTCGGTACCTGTGCGGCTTTAGTCGGATTCTGGGAGGAGATAGAGCCGAGGAGATCCTCCGGGTTAGGACCCTGGTCCCAGCCGAGGCTCCAGAGGCTGGGTTAGACCTGAGACCGGATCCTGCCCTAAGACCGGAGCCAGACCTGAGGCTGCTGGAGCGGGCgggctctctgtctctgttgcgGGGATCTCGGGCGTGGTTGGCTGAGTTTGAGGTGCTCTGTGGTCGTCGGGGGGCGGGATTATGGGCTGTTGCTCCTCCCCCCGGTGTTCTGGGCGCGTCCCGCCGTGGTCGCGCGGGCCGGGAGTCGTCACAGCGCAGACGCTTGACTTCTGTCGGCAGGTTTTCGTCGAGGGGTTCGGGGTTGGGGCGGCGGCGCGTGGAGGGGGTGGGTCTGGGACCAGCTGCGCCCTTGCACCTGTCGCACAGCACCTGTCGGGGCCGGAGCCGCACTAACATGCAGGTGGGCTCTTCACTGTTACCGTAGCGACGGCGGGAGCGTTTGATTCGTCGAGGCGGCGGCTGAGGCAGGCTTTGGTGATACGTGTCTCTGAGGAACAGCGGAGGAGGGTAGGGTGCCCCCTGGTGGAACAGCGGGGTCAGAGCGGGGTCAGGAGATGCATCTTCTgcgggagggggcggggcatcTGCAGCAGGGGGCTGGGCCGGGATGTGCCGCCGTGACAACTCCCTGCGAGCAGGAAACGTGGTGATGGGGATTCCATACGGCCCGAacctgaagagagagagaaatataaaatctgCAACTACAATACATCAGAACACACGATAAACAGGATTCAAAAATAAAGAGGCAGAGAGTTAGACGCATGTAAACATCACGAACAGGGAAGGCAATATATCCGCTACACTGTATTGGCCACGTGTCTCTTCGATATTGGCCATTATCGATAATTGACATCAATATTCCATATCAGGTTTTTTATTCTTCGCCGCCCCAGTCTCTGCGCCCTTTATGAACAGATTAATGAGtcaaaatagaaacagaagagtGTTATATATCTGTGTGTATGACTGTTGCAATATCCCAGTGTGGCCAATCTCATCGCACAACGGCTCAAGTGACCGTGGCAGACTTGAATGTAAATCCACTCATCGGGCAGCGTTAAAACCCTGTGAATTTTGGCTTCACCCCCAGTAACCTGCACTCCGCCCACGGAGCCAACAAGGGTCCACAAGCTCCTCCCACATGAGTTTAGAGCAGGACAATGTTACAAGACAACAGTATATATGCATATCTCCTCTCTAAAAACTGTATGTAGTGACCAGAAGTGGCTGTTTCTGACGTGCACACGTGTGTCTTTCACTCAAGTCGCCATTTTTCAAGTACGATCCCAGTTTACATGCGTTATTAAGGGCCTACATACTAAACCACATACACTGGGCAGAAGGACACATGATTTTATACCCAGAGAAAAACACTGTTACCTTACAAAGGTGAAAAGTTTATGATCGTTAAGATACATTTGTGAGCCTCACTATGGATTTTACACACATAATATCAGTATCGGCAAATATTAGTTATCAGCCACAGCAGCCGGCCAAATATCACATATCAGTATCGACTCCAAAATCGTCATTGGTCCATCcctaattataaatcagattatgatcagTGTGCAGCCGTCAGGCTGAACCTGAGATTTACAAAAGAGAGAATAGTCACCATAATGTGTCAGATTTTCTAAAACATTAAACAGAGTAAATCTAGCCATGGGACGATAGTGAAAtctggtgtcacgattatcacggACAAAACAAgagattaacgattatatcataaTCATTTTTTAAGTTGCTAACAGTTTTAAATGCTacggatatgaataattataatatgtATATGTTCCATATTTAGCAGCtgttgtattgtactttgttataagtgaaaacaacagcgATCAAGAGGAGATTATTAGGGAGAAGTaggtttgttctgcacattctggtgatgtaatggGGATTATCTTTGTTAATGACTACCACGATTAtacaaaatgtcccacgaacaaTTGTAGTCAATCCTTTTTATCACATTAAAcaaatttattgtttattgtcccatccctaattaaAACATGGACTAATATGGTCCCAGTCCCACAGTAACATCACAAAGggtcagacacagagacagacttaGATCTAACCTATATGATCTATATGATCTGAACACCTGGCCACACAAAGTGTCCCTCTAATAACATTTTGTGCgttttgtgtatatgtgtgctcTCTGCATTTATCAAACGCATTTCCTTAAAGGAATGGCAGTTTTTACACTGGACCATCTTCTTCTTTCTGGACTAAATTTGGGGACCTAAGGCATTATTGCTTTCAATACACTTGATGAAGAATGCATTTgttgtgtgatttttaaatgttcaaaactTATTACAACTAAGGTTGTATaagtttttgttatatttaacaTTCTCTGTGTAAGAAGAGCTCAAGCTTGAGTTAACTTATTACCACATTGGATAATGCCTTATGCAAACGTTAATTCTAAACTCTCAAACTCCACTAGAGATAGACAGACATATCCCGCCAATATTTGCGGCCTTTAGTGTCTTgactatcggccttaaatctctaCTAACCCTatccttaaatctccagcacaggcagATATTTAGTCTGGGCCTAAAGAATATACATAAAGGttaatttgaacactttagtacGAAGAGGACACAGCATTTTATTACAAACTGGTACAAGAGCTGTAGTGTGTTTTGTGCCTGCTTCTTGGGTGAGGTGAGACCCGGGTGAGGTGAGACATGGGGTAAGGTGACGTCGGGGTAAGGTGACGTCGGGGTAAGGTGACGTCCGGGTAAGGTGACGTCCGGGTAAGGTGACGTCCGGGTAAGGTGACGTCCGGGTAAGGTGACGTCCGGGTAAGGTGACGTCCGGGTAAGGTGAGACCCGGGTAAGGTGAGACCCGGGTAAGGTGAGACCCGGGTAAGGTGAGACCCGGGTAAGGTGAGACCCGGGTAAGGTGAGACCCGGGTAAGGTGAGACCCGGGTAAGGTGACGTCCGGGTAAGGTGACGTCCGGGTAAGGTGACGTCCGGGTAAGGTGACGTCCGGGTAAGGTGACGTCCGGGTAAGGTGAGACCCGGGTAAGGTGAGACCCGGGTAAGGTGAGACCCGGGTAAGGTGACGCCTGGGTAAGGTGACGTCCGGGTAAGGTGACGTCCGGGTAGACTCCATTGTAAAATCAGCATTATTCCGGTGGCATGAAGTAGCACGTCTTATTCAAGGCATTCTGCCACAAAAATTAATCCCTCAGAAACATGGCATTTATTTCTCCATGTTACGATTTTATTCTAAAAACAAACACGACTTTTCATGTGCTttataaaaaaatgtgatttacatGAGCATCTGTGTTTAAGACAGGTCCATGAGCACACTGGACTGCAGGATtattaaatactaaatatatatgaaatacACCAGCATTTACCTGCAGGACAGGTCCATGTGCTCTCCTCTGTACTGTTGGatactaaatatatattaaaaactcCTCTGTACTGTTGGATtattaaatactaaatatatgAAATACTCCTCTGTACTGTTGGATtattaaatactaaatatattgtataatgtaattacctcattgtgtgatgttttatgtgtttggttattttatgtgaagcactttggtcagctggggttgtttttaaatgtgctatataaataaacttgaattgaatatatTAAATACTCCTCTGAACTATTGGATtattaaatactaaatatattaaatactcCTCTGAACTATTGGATtattaaatactaaatatatattaaatactCCTCTGAACTATTGGATtattaaatactaaatatatattaaatactCCTCTGAACTATTGGATtattaaatactaaatatattaaatactcCTCTGAACTATTGGATtattaaatactaaatatattaaatactcCTCTGAACTATTGGATtattaaatactaaatatattaaatactcCTCTGAACTATTGGATtattaaatactaaatatattaaatactcCTCTGAACTATTGGATtattaaatactaaatatattaaatactcCTCTGAACTATTGGATtattaaatactaaatatatattaaatactCCTCTGAACTATTGGATtattaaatactaaatatatattaaatactCCTCTGAACTATTGGATtattaaatactaaatatattaaatactcCTCTGAACTATTGGATtattaaatactaaatatattaaatactcCTCTGAACTATTGGATtattaaatactaaatatattaaatactcCTCTGAACTATTGGATtattaaatactaaatatattaaatactcCTCTGAACTATTGGATtattaaatactaaatatatattaaatactCCTCTGAACTATTGGATtattaaatactaaatatatattaaatactCCTCTGAACTATTGGATtattaaatactaaatatattaaatactcCTCTGTACACCAGCGTTTACCTGCGGGACAGGTCCATGAGCACACCGGAGAACACCTTGTGTCCCACACGGAACGACACCACAAGCGCGTCGTCGATCACGTGATCCAGAGACACCCGCACCTGTGTCCCGGGCCGCAGCTCCGAACCGGAGTCCGGGAGTTCCGCGGGATCCTGAGCGGGGTCCTGAGC from Periophthalmus magnuspinnatus isolate fPerMag1 chromosome 14, fPerMag1.2.pri, whole genome shotgun sequence encodes the following:
- the LOC117381503 gene encoding PWWP domain-containing protein 2A-like isoform X2, giving the protein MAAVAREPGAAAVPTISSPEPRPPDPARSGPGLPPVLPEPPGTRLCAAFSDKDEDRRHVTAATVSSEANANAEPQDAAPFSPRAEQPELPPLLRDSAAGKGLSDHGPGAEQDPVQSAVSPLSLPAAPEAPEAGLSLGQPNGPDRACTERTLTGSSLTGSPDRTEPAASRFTALPEPADREPGEDSGEDCGQQAADRAQDPAQDPAELPDSGSELRPGTQVRVSLDHVIDDALVVSFRVGHKVFSGVLMDLSRRFGPYGIPITTFPARRELSRRHIPAQPPAADAPPPPAEDASPDPALTPLFHQGAPYPPPLFLRDTYHQSLPQPPPRRIKRSRRRYGNSEEPTCMLVRLRPRQVLCDRCKGAAGPRPTPSTRRRPNPEPLDENLPTEVKRLRCDDSRPARPRRDAPRTPGGGATAHNPAPRRPQSTSNSANHARDPRNRDREPARSSSLRSGSGLRAGSGLRSNPASGASAGTRVLTRRISSALSPPRIRLKPHRYRTEPEPSPPPPKTKSRPGPRLEPGPQRTNKNPKVQTKTPSRLQNRLQSRQEAKPGSKPGIKAEPKTDAKTDAKTDAKTDAKTDAKTDAKTDAKTDAKTDAKTDAKTDAKTDTRTERKDPNSIQNIEPDRKPEPKFQYRRESDNNTKTSLDQDSGRLQENPKQDPKPEPESQSCLDPDSRPALLISPSPSRSRRKQVFPRPTRDFDLDFIGWCDLDPDQDQYQTKPGLHPKPGLEPKPGLDPGEAKSVCEERAEQGAQSEAKPSSSRGQRPGSELDQEFESDLSSDAAAAASIDESMDCSQVQLSSSPGPESRPSPGPESRPSPGPESRPSPGPESGSNPKSITLECEPENRTVTEAKPEPMDCSPDSGSKDSPDPTIRSRSKSRSRSPSRSESVVDSRPSSPASSSESRPRSRSGSRASEQSQRSTRAQRSTQSRAKSVCKTQELETENSEKKPKLSGLDSSLGTGLSEFKLESNPNLRPDFIPDPRPDPRPDPRPDPRPDPRLDSRPDPKLDPKLDPRLDPRPTQSRAVPKCVGADGRCVCVGDIVWAKIAGFPWWPARVLSLAVCRRGDGGGAVKQEVRVAWFGSRTTSVLALSLTSPFLETFQARFDRKRRGPYRRAIAEAASAAKQLTPEVRALITQFET
- the LOC117381503 gene encoding PWWP domain-containing protein 2A-like isoform X1: MAAVAREPGAAAVPTISSPEPRPPDPARSGPGLPPVLPEPPGTRLCAAFSDKDEDRRHVTAATVSSEANANAEPQDAAPFSPRAEQPELPPLLRDSAAGKGLSDHGPGAEQDPVQSAVSPLSLPAAPEAPEAGLSLGQPNGPDRACTERTLTGSSLTGSPDRTEPAASRFTALPEPADREPGEDSGEDCGQQAADRAQDPAQDPAELPDSGSELRPGTQVRVSLDHVIDDALVVSFRVGHKVFSGVLMDLSRRFGPYGIPITTFPARRELSRRHIPAQPPAADAPPPPAEDASPDPALTPLFHQGAPYPPPLFLRDTYHQSLPQPPPRRIKRSRRRYGNSEEPTCMLVRLRPRQVLCDRCKGAAGPRPTPSTRRRPNPEPLDENLPTEVKRLRCDDSRPARPRRDAPRTPGGGATAHNPAPRRPQSTSNSANHARDPRNRDREPARSSSLRSGSGLRAGSGLRSNPASGASAGTRVLTRRISSALSPPRIRLKPHRYRTEPEPSPPPPKTKSRPGPRLEPGPQRTNKNPKVQTKTPSRLQNRLQSRQEAKPGSKPGIKAEPKTDAKTDAKTDAKTDAKTDAKTDAKTDAKTDAKTDAKTDAKTDAKTDTRTERKDPNSIQNIEPDRKPEPKFQYRRESDNNTKTSLDQDSGRLQENPKQDPKPEPESQSCLDPDSRPALLISPSPSRSRRKQVFPRPTRDFDLDFIGWCDLDPDQDQYQTKPGLHPKPGLEPKPGLDLKPTLDPKVGLDLKPGLDLLPEAKVNPGEAKSVCEERAEQGAQSEAKPSSSRGQRPGSELDQEFESDLSSDAAAAASIDESMDCSQVQLSSSPGPESRPSPGPESRPSPGPESRPSPGPESGSNPKSITLECEPENRTVTEAKPEPMDCSPDSGSKDSPDPTIRSRSKSRSRSPSRSESVVDSRPSSPASSSESRPRSRSGSRASEQSQRSTRAQRSTQSRAKSVCKTQELETENSEKKPKLSGLDSSLGTGLSEFKLESNPNLRPDFIPDPRPDPRPDPRPDPRPDPRLDSRPDPKLDPKLDPRLDPRPTQSRAVPKCVGADGRCVCVGDIVWAKIAGFPWWPARVLSLAVCRRGDGGGAVKQEVRVAWFGSRTTSVLALSLTSPFLETFQARFDRKRRGPYRRAIAEAASAAKQLTPEVRALITQFET